A stretch of the Afipia sp. P52-10 genome encodes the following:
- a CDS encoding GNAT family N-acetyltransferase: MSLLIRKVRAGEAGLVLGFIRELAAYEKLSHEVEATEAMIAAALFSETPRLFCDIAEWDGEPVGFAVWFVNFSTFAGKPGVYLEDLFVRPSHRGKGIGKALLRYLAQTCVDNGWSSLKWAVLDWNAPSIAFYKSLGAVMLDEWTLCRVSGDALARLAQDV, from the coding sequence ATGTCCCTGCTGATCCGCAAGGTGCGTGCAGGCGAGGCGGGTCTCGTGCTCGGCTTCATCCGCGAACTCGCCGCGTACGAAAAACTTAGCCACGAGGTGGAAGCCACCGAGGCGATGATCGCCGCTGCGCTATTCTCGGAGACGCCGCGGCTGTTCTGCGACATCGCCGAGTGGGACGGTGAGCCGGTCGGCTTCGCGGTCTGGTTCGTCAATTTCTCGACCTTCGCCGGCAAGCCGGGCGTCTATCTCGAAGACTTGTTCGTTCGGCCGAGCCATCGCGGCAAGGGCATCGGCAAGGCGCTGCTGCGGTACCTGGCGCAGACCTGCGTCGACAACGGCTGGAGCAGCCTGAAATGGGCGGTGCTGGACTGGAACGCACCGTCGATCGCCTTCTACAAGTCGCTCGGCGCGGTGATGCTCGACGAGTGGACCCTCTGCCGCGTCAGCGGCGATGCGCTCGCACGGCTGGCGCAGGACGTTTGA
- a CDS encoding DUF2065 domain-containing protein: MPSLAFSDFLVGIGILFVIEGVLLFGVPNWIRGAMESLIKTPDNVLRATGLISAIGGLLLIWLIRR, translated from the coding sequence ATGCCATCGCTTGCGTTCAGCGATTTTCTGGTCGGCATCGGTATTCTCTTCGTGATCGAGGGAGTGCTGCTGTTCGGCGTTCCGAACTGGATCCGCGGCGCGATGGAGAGTCTGATCAAGACCCCCGACAACGTGCTGCGCGCCACCGGGCTGATTTCCGCCATCGGCGGCCTGCTGCTGATCTGGCTGATCCGCCGGTAA
- the serB gene encoding phosphoserine phosphatase SerB, whose translation MSLVATLICNPVNPALDSTAIEAARAILPTAHDVHWLFEGVAADIPFEDTEETATDIANRLRAAIGDFPVDVVVQPRATRRKRLFLADMDSTMIGQECIDELADFAGLKAHVAAITERAMRGEIEFAPALRERVALLKGLPVKVVDEVIDKRLTLTPGGRQLVQTMRANGAYTCLVSGGFTLFTDAIATKIGFQENRANTLLVAGGAFTGAVAEPILGKEAKLAALQELREQFELDNIDTLAVGDGANDLAMIQDAGLGVAYHAKPAVAAAAAARIDHGDLTALLYAQGYRRDEFVG comes from the coding sequence ATGTCCCTCGTCGCAACGCTCATTTGCAATCCGGTCAATCCCGCGCTCGATAGCACGGCGATCGAGGCTGCGCGCGCGATTTTGCCGACCGCCCACGACGTCCACTGGCTGTTCGAGGGCGTGGCCGCCGACATCCCGTTCGAGGACACCGAGGAAACCGCCACCGACATCGCCAATCGCCTGCGCGCGGCGATCGGCGACTTCCCCGTCGATGTCGTCGTGCAACCGCGGGCGACGCGGCGCAAGCGGCTGTTCCTCGCCGACATGGATTCCACCATGATCGGCCAGGAATGCATCGACGAACTGGCCGACTTCGCGGGGCTGAAGGCGCATGTGGCGGCGATCACCGAGCGCGCCATGCGCGGCGAGATCGAGTTCGCGCCTGCCTTGCGCGAGCGCGTGGCGCTGCTGAAAGGGCTGCCGGTGAAGGTTGTTGACGAGGTGATCGACAAACGGCTGACGCTGACGCCAGGCGGCCGCCAGCTCGTGCAGACCATGCGCGCGAACGGTGCCTATACCTGTCTCGTTTCCGGTGGCTTCACCCTGTTCACCGACGCCATCGCCACCAAGATCGGCTTCCAGGAAAACCGCGCCAACACGCTGCTGGTAGCGGGCGGCGCGTTCACCGGCGCGGTCGCCGAGCCGATCCTCGGCAAGGAGGCGAAGCTCGCCGCACTGCAGGAGCTGCGCGAGCAGTTCGAGCTCGACAACATCGATACGCTCGCGGTCGGCGACGGCGCCAACGATCTGGCAATGATCCAGGATGCGGGCCTCGGCGTCGCCTATCACGCCAAGCCCGCGGTAGCCGCGGCCGCCGCCGCGCGTATCGACCATGGCGACCTCACCGCGCTGCTCTATGCGCAGGGCTACCGCCGCGACGAATTCGTGGGCTGA
- a CDS encoding acetolactate synthase 3 large subunit: protein MSESKASDKNQMTGAAMVVRALKDHGVQHIFGYPGGAVLPIYDEIFQQSDVQHILVRHEQGAGHAAEGYARSTGKPGVVLVTSGPGATNMVTPLADALMDSIPLVCITGQVPTHLIGNDAFQECDTVGITRPCTKHNWLVRNVDDLPRVLHEAFYVATTGRPGPVVVDIPKDVQFALGLYHPPRKSDVHVSYQPRVKGDALQIRKAVSLLANAKKPIIYTGGGVINAGGDASKILRELVAATGFPITSTLMGLGAYPASGPNWLGMLGMHGTYEANMAMHDCDVMLCIGARFDDRITGRTDAFSPGSKKIHIDIDPSSINKNIRVDVPIIGDAGNIMGDLLQVFKAEAKKPDIKAWWNQIAQWKARNSLAYKQSSDVILPQYAIQKLFELTRAKDTYITTEVGQHQMWAAQFYGFEEPHRWMTSGGLGTMGYGLPAALGVQVAHPNSLVVDIAGDASVQMTMQEMSTAVQFELPIKIFILNNQYMGMVRQWQQLLHGNRLSHSYSEALPDFVKLADAYGAHGIQVSKPSDLEGAITEMIKVKKPVLFDCRVAALENCFPMIPSGKAHNEMLLPAEATDEATAKAFAGGKALV from the coding sequence ATGAGCGAGAGCAAGGCGAGCGACAAAAACCAGATGACCGGCGCGGCGATGGTCGTGCGCGCGCTCAAGGATCATGGCGTCCAGCACATCTTTGGCTATCCCGGCGGTGCGGTGCTGCCGATCTATGACGAGATTTTCCAGCAGAGCGACGTGCAGCACATTCTCGTCCGCCATGAGCAGGGCGCGGGCCATGCGGCGGAAGGCTATGCGCGCTCCACCGGCAAGCCCGGCGTGGTGCTGGTGACATCCGGCCCCGGCGCGACCAACATGGTCACCCCGCTCGCCGACGCGCTGATGGATTCGATCCCGCTGGTGTGCATCACCGGCCAAGTGCCGACGCACCTGATCGGCAATGACGCGTTCCAGGAGTGCGACACCGTCGGCATCACGCGGCCCTGCACCAAGCACAACTGGCTGGTGCGCAACGTCGACGATCTGCCGCGCGTGCTGCACGAGGCGTTCTATGTGGCGACCACTGGCCGTCCAGGCCCGGTGGTGGTGGACATTCCGAAGGACGTGCAGTTCGCGCTCGGCCTCTATCACCCGCCGCGCAAATCCGACGTGCATGTGTCCTACCAGCCGCGCGTGAAGGGCGACGCGTTGCAGATCCGCAAGGCGGTGTCGTTGCTGGCGAACGCCAAGAAGCCGATCATCTACACCGGCGGCGGCGTCATCAACGCCGGCGGCGATGCCTCGAAGATCCTGCGCGAGTTGGTGGCCGCCACCGGCTTCCCGATCACCTCGACCTTGATGGGGCTCGGCGCCTATCCGGCATCGGGGCCGAACTGGCTCGGCATGCTCGGCATGCACGGTACCTACGAAGCCAACATGGCGATGCACGACTGCGACGTGATGCTGTGCATCGGTGCGCGCTTCGACGACCGCATCACCGGCCGCACCGACGCGTTCTCGCCGGGCTCGAAGAAGATCCATATCGACATCGACCCCTCGTCGATCAACAAGAACATCCGTGTCGACGTGCCGATCATCGGCGATGCCGGAAACATCATGGGCGACCTGTTGCAGGTGTTCAAGGCGGAAGCCAAGAAGCCGGACATCAAGGCGTGGTGGAATCAGATCGCGCAGTGGAAGGCGCGCAACTCGCTCGCCTACAAGCAGAGCAGCGACGTGATCCTGCCGCAGTATGCGATCCAGAAGCTGTTCGAGCTGACGCGGGCTAAGGACACCTACATCACCACCGAAGTCGGCCAGCACCAGATGTGGGCGGCGCAGTTCTACGGCTTCGAGGAGCCGCACCGCTGGATGACCTCCGGCGGGCTCGGCACCATGGGCTACGGCCTGCCGGCGGCGCTCGGCGTGCAGGTGGCGCATCCGAACAGCCTAGTCGTCGATATCGCCGGCGACGCCTCGGTGCAGATGACGATGCAGGAGATGTCGACGGCGGTGCAGTTCGAACTCCCGATCAAGATCTTCATCCTGAACAACCAGTACATGGGCATGGTGCGGCAGTGGCAGCAGCTCCTGCACGGCAATCGCCTGTCGCATTCGTATTCGGAGGCGCTGCCGGACTTCGTCAAGCTCGCCGACGCCTATGGCGCGCATGGCATCCAGGTGTCGAAGCCGTCGGACCTCGAAGGCGCGATCACCGAGATGATCAAGGTGAAGAAGCCGGTTCTGTTCGATTGTCGCGTCGCGGCGCTGGAGAACTGCTTCCCGATGATCCCGTCGGGCAAGGCGCACAACGAGATGCTGCTTCCGGCGGAAGCCACCGACGAGGCCACCGCCAAGGCCTTCGCCGGCGGCAAGGCGCTGGTGTGA
- a CDS encoding LysE family translocator, with amino-acid sequence MSHELTVAFIVFATVALFTPGPNNTMLLTSGLNFGFRRTLPHVLGVNLGFSFLVAVVGLGLGAIFHAYPVLYTVLKYAGAAYLLYLAYAIAMSGGIDAKGDKRGRPLTFFGAALFQWINVKGLVIAIGSLTTYSAIAPYPYNVLVLSLIFAIVGFFSSSTWALFGTALSRFLSTPRSIRIFNVVMALLLVASLYPVLFEG; translated from the coding sequence ATGTCGCACGAACTCACAGTTGCCTTCATCGTCTTCGCCACGGTGGCGTTGTTCACGCCGGGGCCGAACAACACGATGCTGCTGACATCGGGGCTGAACTTCGGCTTTCGCCGGACGCTGCCGCATGTGCTCGGCGTCAACCTCGGTTTCAGCTTTCTGGTCGCGGTCGTCGGCCTCGGTCTCGGCGCGATCTTCCATGCCTATCCGGTGCTCTACACCGTGCTGAAATATGCGGGCGCGGCGTATCTGCTCTATCTCGCTTACGCGATCGCGATGTCGGGCGGGATCGACGCCAAGGGCGACAAGCGCGGCCGGCCGCTGACTTTCTTCGGCGCGGCACTGTTCCAGTGGATCAACGTCAAGGGGCTGGTGATCGCGATCGGCAGCCTGACCACCTATTCGGCGATCGCGCCGTATCCCTACAATGTGCTCGTTCTGAGCCTGATCTTTGCCATCGTCGGGTTCTTCTCGTCCTCGACCTGGGCCCTGTTCGGAACGGCCCTGAGCCGTTTCCTGTCGACGCCGCGTTCGATCCGCATCTTCAATGTGGTGATGGCGCTGCTGCTGGTCGCATCCCTGTATCCGGTGCTGTTCGAGGGATGA
- the ilvN gene encoding acetolactate synthase small subunit, protein MNQPASAYFLEDRHDPNETHTLSVLVANEPGVLARVIGLFSGRGYNIESLTVSETEHQKHVSRITIVTTGTPMVIEQIKHQLDRMIPVYRVVDMTLAGRSIERELAMVKVKSSGDPRVEALRLAEAFRARVIDATTESFVFEITGNTAKIDQFIDLMKPLGLVEVSRTGVVAISRGPEGM, encoded by the coding sequence ATGAACCAACCCGCTTCCGCCTACTTCCTTGAGGATCGCCACGATCCGAATGAGACGCACACGCTCTCCGTCCTCGTCGCCAACGAGCCCGGCGTGCTCGCGCGCGTGATCGGCCTGTTCTCCGGCCGCGGCTACAACATCGAGAGCCTGACGGTGTCGGAGACCGAGCACCAGAAGCACGTCTCGCGCATCACCATCGTCACCACCGGTACGCCGATGGTGATCGAGCAGATCAAGCACCAGCTCGACCGCATGATCCCGGTCTACCGGGTGGTGGACATGACGCTCGCCGGCCGTTCGATCGAGCGCGAATTGGCGATGGTCAAGGTGAAAAGCTCCGGCGATCCGCGGGTCGAGGCGCTGCGGCTGGCGGAGGCGTTCCGCGCCCGTGTCATCGATGCCACCACCGAGAGTTTCGTGTTCGAGATCACAGGAAACACGGCGAAGATCGACCAGTTCATCGATCTGATGAAGCCGTTAGGCCTCGTCGAAGTGTCGCGCACCGGCGTTGTCGCGATCTCGCGGGGACCGGAAGGGATGTAA
- a CDS encoding class I SAM-dependent methyltransferase has protein sequence MLARDWYYNDRRQVGLDFSAEAQVATYDRRQGDHPDRARSVLKSLGVKPGWTVADIGCGIGLMACEAAEMGATVHAVDISPAMLQMAELRARELGVSLITQSAGFLSFTYEPGSFDLIISEFALHHLPDFWKAVALARLFKALKPGGTLFLRDIVFSCKPDGVERNVEQWTDFLLKNHSYSREEFAMHVRDEHSTFGWVIEGLLKEAGFAIEEAEYRPPVYAAYRVIKPHANGEGK, from the coding sequence ATGCTCGCCCGCGACTGGTATTACAACGACCGTCGTCAGGTCGGCCTCGACTTCTCCGCGGAAGCCCAGGTCGCCACCTACGATCGCCGCCAGGGCGATCACCCCGATCGCGCGCGCAGCGTGCTGAAGAGCCTCGGCGTCAAGCCGGGCTGGACCGTGGCCGACATCGGCTGCGGCATCGGACTGATGGCCTGCGAGGCGGCGGAGATGGGCGCCACCGTACACGCAGTCGATATTTCGCCGGCGATGCTGCAGATGGCGGAGTTGCGTGCCCGCGAACTCGGCGTGTCGCTGATCACCCAGTCGGCGGGCTTCCTGAGCTTCACCTACGAGCCCGGCTCGTTCGATCTGATCATCAGCGAGTTCGCGCTCCATCACCTGCCGGACTTCTGGAAGGCGGTGGCGCTGGCGCGGCTGTTCAAGGCGCTGAAGCCCGGCGGCACGCTGTTCCTGCGCGACATCGTGTTCTCGTGCAAGCCCGATGGGGTCGAGCGCAACGTCGAACAGTGGACCGATTTCCTGTTGAAGAACCACAGCTATTCGCGCGAGGAGTTCGCCATGCATGTGCGTGATGAACACTCGACCTTCGGCTGGGTGATCGAGGGATTATTGAAGGAAGCGGGCTTTGCGATCGAGGAGGCGGAGTATCGTCCGCCGGTCTATGCCGCGTATCGCGTGATCAAGCCGCACGCGAACGGCGAGGGCAAGTAA
- a CDS encoding dihydrofolate reductase, producing MDIVFVVAIAENGTIGLNNTIPWRLKSDMQRFKRLTMGKPVVMGRKTFQSFPKPLPGRTNIVMTRDAGFSAPGALAVTSLAQAMDVARGDALRRFATEIAVIGGTEIYVQWMPLATRLEITEVHKAVAGDATFTPDLSQFEEVSRVFNAAGPDDNADFSYVTWRRKPLI from the coding sequence ATGGATATCGTCTTCGTCGTCGCTATCGCCGAGAACGGCACGATCGGCCTCAACAACACGATTCCGTGGCGGCTGAAGAGCGACATGCAGCGTTTCAAGCGCCTCACCATGGGCAAGCCGGTGGTGATGGGCCGCAAGACGTTCCAGTCGTTCCCAAAGCCGCTGCCCGGACGCACCAACATCGTCATGACGCGCGATGCGGGTTTTTCGGCTCCTGGTGCACTGGCGGTGACGTCGCTCGCACAGGCGATGGATGTGGCCCGGGGTGATGCGCTGCGGCGTTTTGCCACTGAAATCGCAGTCATCGGCGGCACGGAGATTTACGTGCAGTGGATGCCGCTTGCGACGCGGCTGGAGATCACCGAGGTTCACAAGGCGGTCGCGGGCGATGCCACGTTCACCCCCGACCTGTCGCAGTTCGAGGAGGTTTCGCGCGTCTTCAACGCGGCGGGCCCCGACGACAATGCCGATTTTTCCTACGTCACCTGGCGCAGAAAGCCGCTAATTTGA
- the miaA gene encoding tRNA (adenosine(37)-N6)-dimethylallyltransferase MiaA, with protein sequence MSGHARNEDKPAIDTGRAVLIAGPTASGKSALALRLAEQAGGVVINADSMQVYRDLRVITARPTEADEARVPHRLYGHRDAAINCSVGSWLDDAAAALAEARANRWLPVIIGGTGLYFKALLRGLSNVPPVPAEVREAVRARLARDGIEVLHAELARRDPDAGARLKPRDQARVARALEVIEATGRPLADWHGEGLPPLLSPAHVTAVFLAPDRAELYRRIDQRFAAMLKQGAREEVRALAARGLDPMLPAMKAHGVPVLIRHLRGEATLEEAQMVGAADTRHYAKRQFTWFRHQLPEFRWVRPEEAWDAIAA encoded by the coding sequence ATGAGCGGTCACGCCAGGAATGAGGACAAGCCCGCGATCGATACGGGCAGGGCGGTGCTTATCGCAGGGCCAACGGCCAGCGGCAAGTCGGCGCTCGCGCTGAGGCTGGCCGAACAGGCTGGCGGCGTCGTCATCAATGCGGATTCCATGCAGGTCTATCGCGACCTGCGGGTGATCACCGCGCGGCCGACGGAGGCGGACGAGGCGCGGGTTCCGCATCGCCTTTATGGGCACCGGGATGCTGCGATCAACTGCTCGGTCGGCAGCTGGCTGGACGACGCGGCCGCAGCACTGGCGGAAGCGCGCGCGAACCGATGGCTGCCGGTTATCATCGGTGGCACCGGGCTCTACTTCAAGGCGCTGCTGCGCGGGTTGTCGAACGTGCCGCCGGTTCCGGCCGAGGTCCGCGAGGCGGTGCGGGCGCGGCTGGCGCGCGACGGCATCGAGGTTTTGCATGCCGAACTGGCCCGGCGCGATCCGGACGCCGGGGCACGGCTGAAGCCGCGCGACCAGGCCCGTGTCGCCCGTGCGCTGGAGGTGATCGAGGCGACCGGGCGGCCGCTCGCCGACTGGCACGGCGAGGGGCTGCCGCCGCTGCTGTCGCCGGCCCATGTGACCGCGGTGTTTCTCGCCCCCGACCGGGCCGAGCTCTATCGGCGAATCGACCAGCGCTTCGCAGCGATGCTGAAGCAGGGCGCACGCGAGGAGGTGCGGGCGCTCGCCGCACGCGGACTTGACCCGATGCTGCCGGCGATGAAGGCGCACGGCGTACCGGTCCTGATCCGCCACCTGCGCGGCGAGGCGACGCTGGAGGAGGCGCAGATGGTCGGCGCGGCCGACACCCGCCACTATGCCAAGCGGCAATTCACCTGGTTTCGCCATCAGCTGCCGGAATTTCGCTGGGTCAGGCCGGAGGAGGCCTGGGACGCCATTGCGGCTTAG
- the hflC gene encoding protease modulator HflC codes for MKAGISGIVALIVLAALAVVGYSSLFTVHQVDQSIVVRLGEPVRVVTKPGLHFKVPFVDSVIRLDKRILDLENPAQEIIASDQKRLVVDAFARYRIKDALRFYQTVATVQSANIQLATLLNSALRRVLGEVTFSNLVRDNRAALMIRIRDQLDREADVYGISVVDVRIRRADLPEQNSQAVYQRMQTERQREAAEARAEGGQRAQEIRSRADRDATIIVAEAQQKAEETRGEADGERNRIFAEAYGQSADFFAFYRSMAAYEAGLKGNDTRFLLRPDSDFFRYFGDPSGKPRTPAPAQPRPQ; via the coding sequence ATGAAGGCTGGCATCTCTGGCATCGTTGCCCTGATCGTGCTCGCGGCTCTTGCGGTCGTCGGCTACTCGTCGCTGTTCACCGTGCATCAGGTCGATCAGTCGATCGTCGTGCGGCTGGGTGAGCCGGTCCGCGTCGTCACCAAGCCGGGCCTGCACTTCAAGGTGCCGTTCGTCGATTCGGTGATTCGCCTCGATAAGCGCATCCTCGACCTGGAAAACCCGGCGCAGGAAATCATCGCCTCAGACCAGAAGCGTCTGGTGGTGGACGCGTTCGCGCGCTACCGCATCAAGGACGCCTTGCGCTTCTACCAGACGGTGGCGACGGTGCAGTCGGCGAACATCCAGCTGGCGACGCTGCTGAACTCGGCGTTGCGGCGCGTGCTCGGCGAGGTGACGTTCTCCAACCTCGTCCGTGACAACCGTGCCGCGCTGATGATCCGCATCCGCGACCAGCTCGACCGCGAGGCCGACGTCTACGGCATCTCGGTGGTGGACGTGCGAATCCGTCGCGCCGACCTGCCGGAGCAGAACAGCCAGGCGGTCTATCAGCGGATGCAGACCGAGCGTCAGCGCGAAGCGGCGGAAGCACGCGCCGAAGGCGGCCAGCGGGCGCAGGAAATCCGCTCGCGTGCCGATCGCGATGCGACCATCATCGTCGCCGAGGCGCAGCAGAAGGCCGAAGAAACGCGCGGTGAGGCAGACGGCGAACGCAACCGCATCTTTGCCGAAGCCTACGGCCAGAGCGCGGACTTCTTCGCCTTCTATCGCTCGATGGCGGCATACGAAGCGGGCTTGAAGGGGAATGATACCCGCTTCCTGCTGCGGCCGGATTCGGACTTCTTCCGTTACTTCGGCGACCCATCAGGCAAGCCGAGGACGCCGGCGCCGGCACAGCCGCGTCCGCAGTAA
- the hflK gene encoding FtsH protease activity modulator HflK — MAWKNQGGGPWGSGPKGPWGSGPQSSGPTPPDLEDLLRRGQDKLQSLLPGGHFSTMGVVIAVLVVAVIWGLSGFFRVQPNELGVVLRFGQYVRTVQPGLNYHLPYPIETVLLPEALRIRSVSIGMRVTEGRGGTTMRDVPEESLMLTGDENIVDVDFTVLWRIKPDGVGDFLFNIQNPEGTVKAVAESAMREVIGRSEIQPILTGARTATEQAVQDLMQRTLDEYTSGVLINQVQMQKVDPPSQVIDAFRDVQAARADQERLQNEARTYANRIVPDARGRAAQILQGAEAYRGQAVAEARGQTARFLKVYDEYKKAPDVTRQRIYLETMERIFGNADKLVYDPGQGAGQGVLPYLPLGELSRRQQPPAPPQQQQQGQPQGGNR, encoded by the coding sequence ATGGCGTGGAAAAATCAGGGCGGCGGGCCATGGGGGTCCGGGCCAAAGGGGCCTTGGGGCTCGGGACCACAGTCCTCGGGGCCGACACCGCCGGATCTGGAGGATCTGCTGCGCCGCGGCCAGGACAAGCTGCAGTCGCTGTTGCCGGGGGGCCACTTCAGCACCATGGGCGTGGTGATCGCGGTCCTTGTCGTCGCGGTGATCTGGGGTCTGTCCGGTTTCTTCCGCGTGCAGCCGAACGAACTCGGCGTGGTGCTGCGGTTCGGCCAGTACGTGCGCACGGTGCAGCCCGGTCTGAACTATCACCTGCCGTATCCGATCGAGACCGTGCTGCTGCCGGAGGCGTTGCGTATCCGTTCGGTGTCGATCGGCATGCGCGTCACCGAAGGCCGCGGTGGCACCACCATGCGCGACGTGCCCGAGGAAAGCCTGATGCTGACCGGCGACGAGAACATCGTCGACGTGGACTTCACCGTGCTGTGGCGCATCAAGCCGGACGGCGTCGGTGATTTCCTGTTCAACATCCAGAACCCGGAAGGCACCGTGAAGGCGGTCGCCGAAAGCGCGATGCGCGAGGTGATCGGCCGCTCCGAGATCCAGCCGATCCTGACCGGCGCGCGAACCGCGACCGAACAGGCGGTGCAGGACCTGATGCAGCGGACGCTCGACGAGTACACCTCGGGCGTGCTGATCAACCAGGTGCAGATGCAGAAGGTCGATCCGCCGTCGCAGGTGATCGACGCGTTCCGCGACGTGCAGGCGGCGCGCGCCGACCAGGAGCGTCTGCAGAACGAGGCGCGCACCTACGCCAACCGCATCGTGCCGGATGCCCGCGGCCGCGCCGCGCAGATCCTGCAGGGCGCCGAGGCCTATCGCGGCCAGGCGGTCGCCGAAGCGAGAGGTCAGACCGCGCGCTTCCTGAAGGTCTATGACGAATACAAGAAGGCGCCCGACGTGACGCGCCAGCGCATCTATCTGGAAACCATGGAACGAATTTTCGGTAACGCCGACAAGCTTGTCTACGACCCCGGCCAGGGCGCCGGACAGGGCGTGCTGCCCTACCTGCCGCTCGGCGAACTGTCACGCCGGCAGCAGCCGCCAGCGCCGCCGCAGCAACAGCAGCAGGGTCAGCCGCAGGGAGGCAACCGATGA
- a CDS encoding Do family serine endopeptidase: MPGPFELTISRVRAFAVAGALALASTSLAAPAFARGPENIADVAEKVIDAVVNISTSQNVAARGGERGGVMPQLPPDSPFQDFFDEFFKNRRGGEGGPRGGNSGPRRVNSLGSGFIIDTAGMVVTNNHVIADADEINIILNDGTKIPAEIVGRDKKTDLALLKFKPPEKPLVAVKFGNSDSVRIGEWVVAIGNPFSLGGTVTAGIVSARNRDIGGQYDAYIQTDAAINRGNSGGPLFNLNGDVIGVNTAIFSPTGGSVGIGFAVPSNIVTGVIDQLRQFGEARRGWLGVRIQEVTDEIAESLSIKPARGALIAGIDDKGPAKPAGIESGDVIVKFDGKDIKTMKDLPRVVADTPIGKEVDVVVIRKGKEQTRKVTLGRLEDDEKAKEASLKVPAPAEEKTVSQKALGLDLAALSPALRSRYKVKDSVKGVVITSIEGSRDAADKRLSAGDVIMEVAQEAVTNVADIKKRVDQLKKDGKKSALLTVSNPDGEVRFVTLSVQ; this comes from the coding sequence ATGCCCGGTCCGTTTGAATTGACCATCAGCCGCGTGCGTGCATTCGCGGTCGCGGGGGCGCTTGCGCTCGCCAGCACGAGCCTTGCTGCACCCGCTTTCGCCCGCGGGCCCGAGAACATCGCCGACGTCGCCGAGAAAGTGATCGACGCGGTCGTCAACATCTCGACCTCGCAGAACGTCGCCGCGCGTGGCGGCGAGCGCGGCGGGGTGATGCCGCAGCTTCCGCCCGACTCGCCGTTCCAGGATTTCTTCGACGAGTTCTTCAAGAATCGCCGCGGCGGCGAAGGTGGTCCGCGCGGCGGCAACAGCGGTCCGCGCCGGGTCAATTCACTCGGCTCCGGCTTCATCATCGACACTGCCGGCATGGTGGTCACCAACAACCACGTCATTGCCGATGCCGACGAGATCAACATCATCCTCAACGACGGCACCAAGATCCCGGCCGAGATCGTCGGCCGCGACAAGAAGACCGACCTGGCGCTGTTGAAGTTCAAGCCGCCGGAGAAGCCGCTGGTCGCAGTCAAGTTCGGCAATTCGGACAGCGTGCGGATCGGCGAGTGGGTGGTGGCGATCGGCAATCCGTTCAGCCTCGGCGGTACCGTCACCGCCGGCATCGTCTCGGCCCGCAACCGCGATATTGGCGGGCAATACGACGCCTACATTCAGACCGACGCGGCGATCAACCGCGGCAACTCGGGCGGTCCGCTGTTCAACCTCAACGGCGACGTAATCGGCGTCAACACCGCGATCTTCTCGCCGACCGGCGGCTCGGTCGGCATCGGCTTCGCGGTGCCCTCGAACATCGTCACCGGCGTCATCGACCAGCTTCGCCAGTTCGGCGAGGCAAGACGCGGCTGGCTCGGCGTGCGCATCCAGGAGGTCACCGACGAGATTGCCGAGAGCCTGAGCATCAAGCCGGCGCGCGGCGCGTTGATTGCCGGTATCGATGACAAGGGGCCGGCCAAGCCCGCCGGCATCGAGTCCGGCGACGTGATCGTCAAGTTCGACGGCAAGGACATCAAGACGATGAAGGATCTGCCGCGCGTCGTTGCCGACACGCCGATCGGCAAGGAGGTCGATGTCGTGGTGATCCGCAAGGGCAAGGAGCAGACCAGGAAGGTCACGCTCGGCCGTCTCGAGGACGACGAAAAAGCGAAGGAGGCTTCGCTCAAGGTTCCGGCGCCTGCGGAAGAGAAGACCGTGTCACAGAAGGCGCTCGGCCTCGATCTCGCCGCGCTCTCGCCGGCACTGCGCTCGCGCTACAAGGTCAAGGATAGCGTCAAGGGTGTGGTCATCACCTCGATCGAGGGCAGCCGCGATGCCGCCGACAAGCGGCTGAGCGCGGGCGATGTGATCATGGAAGTCGCGCAGGAGGCGGTGACCAACGTCGCCGATATCAAGAAGCGTGTCGACCAGTTGAAGAAGGACGGCAAGAAGAGCGCGCTGCTCACGGTGTCGAATCCGGACGGCGAAGTCCGCTTCGTGACGCTCAGCGTGCAATAG